GTTTAGCCGCCATCCAACCGGCGGCGGCTGGATCAGCCTGCATCATTGTCGCCCAATTCCGGCTCCCCATCCGAGGGGCAGGGAGTAAAGGCAATCCGACTACCATTGATGCAAACTGCTTTACCCGCGCAGCGCGGCCTCCGCCTCTGCCCAGTTCGCGTTGTCCTGCCCGACGGGTCGGCCTTTGGCGACCCAGATTTCGTGGGCCTTCGCGGCGATCTGATCGTGGGTCGGCGCGGCGGGCGTCTTGGGCGACTCAACGACGACCGGTTTGCTGAGGACGGGCGCGGGCTTGCGGCCCGCCGTCGCTTTGGGCTTGGGCTTCGCCGGTGCTTTGGCTTTTGATTTCGCGTTCCTTGATTTGCTCATGGCAGGCTCCTTCCTTGAGAGTGGGGCGATGTGGTGTGAGCTCGGTCGCCAGGCGGCGGGTGCGAGCGTCTCCCCACTTGCCCCAGCATAACGGCAGCGTGTGAATACAAGGCGCATTTCTTCATCATAATTCCATGTGTTTTTTACAAGACACCCGATGGGTATTCTGGCGGCGCGGGCTTTGCCTGCATGGATTGCAGCCAATCCACCGCGTCAGCTAAGCTGCGGCGTGCGGCGAAGCCCGTGCCTTTGAGACGATCGCTATCTCTGCAAAACCCGATGCCCACCCAACCGATCGCCATGCTGACGATGCTGAGCCCCGTATGGCTGATGGGCCTCGCGGCCGCGGTCGGGCTGCCCGTCGCGGCGCACCTGCTCAGCCGAGTTCGCTATCGGCAGGTCGCTTTCCCCGCGACACGCTTCGTCGAGCAGGCCGTCGTCGAAACCGCGCAGGTTAACCGCCCACGCCACCTCTGGCTGATGTTGCTGCGCATCCTTGCTCTGGCGTGCGTCGTCTTTGCGTTTACAAGGCCGCAGTGGGAGGCCGCCGCCGCCACGCCAGCGACCACAGACGGTGAGGCGTTGGTCATCATCCTCGACGCGTCCGCCTCGATGCGGCGCACCGAACGCGGCGCGACTCTGTTCGACCAGGCCCGCCGGCGTGCGATCGCGGCGATCGAGTCGCTCGAGCCCGCGCGCGACACGGCCGTGGTCATCCTTGCCGACCGCTCGCCCCGGATGCTGCTGCCCGAGCCCACCGCGAACCGCGCCCTCTTGCGCGAACGACTCGCGCAGGCCGAGTGTACATACGAGACCGCCGATCTCGCCGGGGCCGTGGCATTGGCGCAAGCGGTGCTTCAAGATCAGGGCCGGGCCGGGCGTATCCTCGTCATTAGTGATGGCCAGGCGACCCGCCGGTCGGCCGAGCACTTGGCGGATCACGCGCCGGGGGTTGCGATCACCGAACATCGCGTCGGTGCCGAGCTAGCCGACAATGTCGCGGTCCACTTGGTCGATGTGTCGCCGTACCCGCCGGTGCTCGGCCGTGAAGCCACGCTTAGCGTCGAGCTCATCCACTTTGGCCAAACCGCCAAGCCGATCACGCTGCACGCCGAGGGTGCGGGCGATCGCGCATCGTTATCGCTCACGCTCCAGCCCGGCGCCGCGACGACACAGACGGTTACGCTGACACCGACCCAACTCGGCACGCAGGCGGTCCGCGTCTGGATCGACACGGGCGACGTGTTCGACCTCGATGACGAAGCCGGGGTAGTCGTCGAGACCGCATTTGCTCGGGAGGTCCATCTGTTCAGCGATGCGGCACTCGGTGAAGACACGACCGCTTCGCGGATCGCGTTGGCGCTGGCGCCCAGGCGCGACGACGCGGCGGCTGTCCGTGTGCAACGCGACGAACCGCACTTGTTGGCGTCTAGTCCAGAGCCGTCGCCCGTGACACTTGGCTGCTGGGTGCTGACCGGGATCGAGCAGTTGCCCGGGGAAATCGAAGGCGCGATGCGCCGACACCTCGAAGCGGGCGGCGGCGTTGTATGGGTCGTGGACACCCCGGCCGCGCGGCGTGTGGCGCAAGGCCTCGCGTTTTCGGGGCTGCGATTCTCAGACGCTTCGGTGAGTGATGCCGTCGTCACGGCGGTGCGCTTCGACCACTCCGTCCTCGCCGTATTCGAGGGCCCCGCACGGGCTTCGCTCGTGGGGCAACGCTTGGCGGGCGTTGCCGACGCGCAGGAAAGCGATACCGCCGAGGTCTTGATGCGATCCGCCGACGGCCGGCCGATCCTCGCGCTTCAGCGCGTCGGGCGCGGCCGACTGATCATAGTCAACGCCGACCTCACACCATCAAAGACCGATTTCGCCTCGCAGCCCGCGTTCGTGGCATGGGTCAACGAACTCGTCGCGTTCGCCGCGCCTGGCCCCTTGCTGCCCCTGCCGCTGCACCCCGGCGACCCGCTGCCGCAGTCCCTTATGAACCAGCACACACTACGCCCCCCGGACCATGGCAACACAGCACACGACAGCGACAATCGAATTGCAGCGCCGGGGCTGTACCAGGGCCTCGATGCCGATGGCAATCTCGTCGCCGGTGTATACGCACAGCTCGACCCGGCCGAGTCCAATTTTACGCAGGCCCCTGAGATCCACGCGCCGCCTTCGTCGTTGGACGTGCAGGGCGGCGTATCATCTCTGACACATGCAGGCGGACGCAGGCCCATCGAGCTCTGGCCGATCTGCATCGTCGGCGCCCTCCTGTTCGTCGGCCTCGAATCTCTCTCGCTCATGTCGTTCGCACGGCGGGGGGGCGGGGCATGATGCTGACGAACGCGCTGTTCTTCCGCCCGCCGATGGGGTGGCCCTTGACCTTGACGCTTCTGACAGTGGTCGTAAGCGTCGTGCTCTGGCAGGCGATGCGCAGCGGCCGTTTGCGCTGGGCCCTGCTGCTTCGACTCGCAGCGCTTGCGCTACTTGGCTGGGTATTGCTTGGGCCGAGTACGCATGAAACAACAAGCGAAACCGACCCGGCCCGTCCCAAGCTCGTCCTGCTGGTCGATACCTCCCTGTCGATGGCGGAGCAAGACGTCGCGCTGCCCGACCAGGCCGGCGAAGTCTCGCGGCTGGATGCGCTCCGCGCGACCTGGCTGTCGCAGGCGACGCTCGATCGACTCCACGAAGAGGCGGACGTCGAACTGGTCGCGTTCGACCAGCAGGTCTGGCCCACGACCGAGTGGCGTCTCGAAGCGATCGGCAAGGCCACGCACCTCCACGACGCGGCGGCCCGCTACCACGACGCGGCGCTCGTCGTCCTCAGCGACGGCCACGACACGAGCGAAGCTCAGGCGGTCACGTCGCAAACCGGCGCGAAGCGTGTCGCCTTCGCCGTCCCTGTCGGCGCGACGCAGGGTGCGCCGGACGTCGCGTTGCAGGCCTGGGCCATGAGTGACCGCTTGTTTGATGGCCAATCGACACAGATCGAGGTGCAGGTCTATCAGCGCGGCCTATCCGACCGCCGCGCGAGCGTCGAGCTGTTGCACGACGGTCTCGCCATCGAAACGCAAGACATCGTGCTTGGCAGCGTGCTCCAGCAGGTGGTGTTTGAGGTGCAGCCCGGGCTCCCGCCACGCACGCCGACGCAGGTCCACGGCTACACCTGCCGGGTCGTCGTCGCCGACACGGATGAGGCGCACACCGCCAATAACCGCGAGGATGTGTTTATCCAGGTGACGCGCGAGAAGACACGCGTGTTGCTGGTCGAGGGCGACCCGTCGTGGGACACGCGCGCGCTCGGCCGGTTGCTTGGCACACACCCGGGCTTCGACCTCTCGGCGGTGTACGCGCTGGGCGACCGCCGACGAATCACGTTGCGTGGCGAAGAAAGCAACGATGTCGATCTGTTGACGCCCGAAGCGCTGGCGCGGTTTGATGTGGTCGTGCTGGGTCGGCGTGTCGATCGCCTTGTCGATCCGGCCTGGGCAGAGGCGCTGGCCACGTTTGTCGAGCAAGGCGGCGCGGCCGTCTTCGCCAAGGGCCGACCGATCGAGCCGACGAACGAAACACGACGGGCGATGCTCAATACGATCGAGTCGATCAGCCCCGCACGTTTCGGTGAGCGCACGTTCGCCGACCTCCGGCTGGCGGTCAGCGACGAGGGGCGCGGCAACCCATTGACGGCGCTGGGCGGCGAAGACGTCATCAGCCGGCTGCCCGGGATGGTCGCGGCGACGCGTGTCGAGGGCCGGCGTGCCGCATCGGTCGTGCTACTCGAAGAGGCAAGCGGCGGTCCCGACGCGGCAGCGGTCTCGACGCTGCGGGTAGGCCGTGGCGTGGCGCTGGCGGTCTTCAGCGAGGGGCTTTGGCGCTGGGAGCTGTTGCCGACGCATTTGGCCGAGCATGAGTCGGTCTACGCCGTGTTCTGGACCCGCGCGATGCAGTGGCTCGCGGCGGGGGGAGAGTTCCTACCGGGGCAGGACGTTTCGCTGGCGCTCGATCGGCTTACGGTTGAGCCCGGCGGCGCGGTTGATGCGCAGGTCACGATGCGGTACGCAGAACTCAACGGTGTGCGCGCCGCACTCCGGCTGGTCGCGCCCGATGGCAGTGTGACGACACACGAGCCGAGCGCAAACGACACAGCAGGTGCGAACGCGGCGCGTTTCACACCCGATCAACTGGGCGTCTACCGCGTCGAGCTTACCGTCCCCGGCCGACCCGACCTCGTCGATCCGGCCCACCCTGTGACGGCCCGGTTCTCCGTCGTCGATCGCTCGCCCGAGCTGCGCGACACCGCCGCACGCCCCGAGGTGTTGCAGCAACTCGCGGAGTCGCGCGGTGGGCGCTGCCTCGCGCTCGACGAGGTTGAGCCCGTGCTTGAACATCTCCGCGAGCTCCGCGCGACGCGCACGGCCGAGGACATCCCGGTGTACCGCTTCGCGACCTGGCCCGTGTTTACGCTGATTTTTGCCGGACTGGGCATCGAATGGCTGCTGCGTCGGCGGGGGGGCATGCTATGACGATGCTTCCTCGTGCCGCTTCAGTCGCGAATGAAACAAACGAAGCCGCTTCGCGCGCTTTGCCGCTGACGGTCGGCCGCGTGCAGCGTCGGCTATCCCGGCTGGCGGCCGCGTCGCGTCTGCTGCGTGTCGCTGCGCTCTGGCTGGCGTTGAACGGTGTCACGGTGCTGCTCGATGCGCTCTGGCCCCTGGGCGCGGCCGAGCGCTGGGCCTTGCTGGTGCTTGTCGTTCTTGCGGCACTAACGGGTGTTGGATGGGCGGTATACCCGCGAACAGAGCGCAGGCAGGACCGCCTGCAAAGTGCATCCCGCATCGACCTACAGCTCGGGCTTGGTCCCGAGCCGGTCGTGACGGCGCTGACGCTTGACGACCTCTCGCCCTCGCCGGATGAACTCACCGATGCGCTCCGCGCCCGCGCCCAGGCGCAGGGCCGGGCCGCCGCGCAGCCCGCGCAGCCCCGGCGTGTCGCGCCGCTATCACTGCTCAATCGGCCAGCGTGCTGGCTGGGGTATGCGGTGGGGGGCTGGTTGCTGCTGGCGCTGATGATGCCGGCGCTGCCCGGCCGGGGATTGATGCGGCTGTTCTTACCGGGCCAGGATGTCGCGCCCTACAACGCCGTGACGTTTGACGTGTCGTGGACGCCCCAATCGCCGACGTCGGGCGAGACGGTGACGGTGTTGGCGACCGCGCAGGGGCGTGTGCCCGAGACGGTGGAGGCCGTGCTGCTCGATGACAACCTTGAGCCGATCGAGCG
The sequence above is a segment of the Phycisphaeraceae bacterium D3-23 genome. Coding sequences within it:
- a CDS encoding DUF2934 domain-containing protein, encoding MSKSRNAKSKAKAPAKPKPKATAGRKPAPVLSKPVVVESPKTPAAPTHDQIAAKAHEIWVAKGRPVGQDNANWAEAEAALRG
- a CDS encoding BatA and WFA domain-containing protein, translated to MPTQPIAMLTMLSPVWLMGLAAAVGLPVAAHLLSRVRYRQVAFPATRFVEQAVVETAQVNRPRHLWLMLLRILALACVVFAFTRPQWEAAAATPATTDGEALVIILDASASMRRTERGATLFDQARRRAIAAIESLEPARDTAVVILADRSPRMLLPEPTANRALLRERLAQAECTYETADLAGAVALAQAVLQDQGRAGRILVISDGQATRRSAEHLADHAPGVAITEHRVGAELADNVAVHLVDVSPYPPVLGREATLSVELIHFGQTAKPITLHAEGAGDRASLSLTLQPGAATTQTVTLTPTQLGTQAVRVWIDTGDVFDLDDEAGVVVETAFAREVHLFSDAALGEDTTASRIALALAPRRDDAAAVRVQRDEPHLLASSPEPSPVTLGCWVLTGIEQLPGEIEGAMRRHLEAGGGVVWVVDTPAARRVAQGLAFSGLRFSDASVSDAVVTAVRFDHSVLAVFEGPARASLVGQRLAGVADAQESDTAEVLMRSADGRPILALQRVGRGRLIIVNADLTPSKTDFASQPAFVAWVNELVAFAAPGPLLPLPLHPGDPLPQSLMNQHTLRPPDHGNTAHDSDNRIAAPGLYQGLDADGNLVAGVYAQLDPAESNFTQAPEIHAPPSSLDVQGGVSSLTHAGGRRPIELWPICIVGALLFVGLESLSLMSFARRGGGA